The Geoalkalibacter subterraneus genome contains the following window.
ACCGGAAACAGTGGGGTCGACAGGCGTGATAGAGGCGGCAGGCGTTTCACCGGATGAAGATTGACTGACTTCCTGCTGTTGGGCAACCTCATTTTCCTGCTGGGGTTGCGGCGGAAAAAGAATGGAAAAACCCATCCAGACAACCAGCATGAGAAGTATCGCTATCAGGGTTTGCTTGTTTTCCATGAGAACTCCCGATCAATAAAAACTTCAGGGGAGAGGATCGTATCCCCCTGGGTGAAAAGGATGACATTTCGCCAGGCGTTTGCAGCCGAGATAAACCCCGCGCAGGATTCCATATTGACGAATCGCCTGAAAACTATATTCGGA
Protein-coding sequences here:
- the yidD gene encoding membrane protein insertion efficiency factor YidD, whose translation is MRRILLALIRFYQICLSPLKGPSCRFYPTCSEYSFQAIRQYGILRGVYLGCKRLAKCHPFHPGGYDPLP